One genomic region from Bacillus sp. SLBN-46 encodes:
- a CDS encoding competence/damage-inducible protein A has product MLNAEIIAVGSELLLGQIVNTNARFISQQLAGQGINVFYHTVVGDNPDRLKSAIEIAENRSKIIIFTGGLGPTKDDLTKETIARHLGKQLVMDEAALESIELFFKRTNRVMTENNRKQALVLDGSQVLPNDHGMAPGMVVSGENHTYMLLPGPPKEMEPMFIHYGAKALSSKAQSNEKIVSRVLRFFGIGEAALETEIMDLIDAQSNPTIAPLAGDGEVTLRLTAKHTDENIALTMLDDVEAKISQRVGEFLYGYDHTSILAELTKMLKDRKLTITAAESLTGGMFQQELTSISGASTVFNGGVVCYSNEVKHQVLQVKRETLDMHGAVSEQCAHELAENAARIFDTDIGLSFTGVAGPSEVEGKPVGTVYIGMAMKGMPTRVEKLTLGGTREAIRNRAVKYGSYFILRNLKESQNTK; this is encoded by the coding sequence ATGTTAAATGCTGAAATTATAGCAGTTGGTTCCGAGTTGTTACTCGGTCAGATAGTGAATACGAATGCCCGCTTTATATCGCAACAATTGGCGGGACAGGGTATTAATGTTTTTTATCATACTGTAGTTGGTGATAACCCTGACAGATTGAAGTCGGCGATTGAAATAGCTGAAAATCGTTCTAAAATCATTATCTTTACTGGTGGCTTAGGACCAACAAAGGATGATTTAACGAAGGAAACCATTGCTCGGCATCTTGGTAAACAATTAGTTATGGATGAAGCGGCGTTGGAATCGATTGAGCTTTTCTTTAAGCGGACAAACCGTGTGATGACAGAAAATAACCGTAAGCAAGCACTTGTATTGGACGGATCCCAAGTCCTGCCGAATGATCATGGGATGGCTCCAGGAATGGTTGTAAGTGGTGAAAATCATACATATATGCTTCTGCCGGGTCCTCCTAAGGAAATGGAACCGATGTTTATTCATTATGGGGCAAAGGCACTTTCATCGAAAGCTCAGTCGAATGAGAAAATTGTTTCAAGAGTGCTGCGGTTTTTCGGTATCGGGGAAGCCGCATTGGAAACAGAAATTATGGATTTGATCGATGCCCAAAGCAATCCAACGATTGCGCCACTTGCAGGGGATGGAGAGGTTACGTTACGACTTACTGCAAAACATACGGATGAGAATATTGCTCTTACTATGCTTGATGATGTAGAAGCTAAAATCTCTCAGCGAGTCGGAGAGTTTCTGTATGGCTATGATCATACTTCAATATTGGCTGAACTGACAAAAATGTTGAAAGATAGAAAACTTACGATTACTGCTGCAGAGAGTTTAACGGGAGGAATGTTCCAGCAGGAGCTAACGTCTATCTCCGGTGCGAGTACAGTGTTTAATGGCGGAGTGGTTTGTTATTCAAATGAGGTAAAACATCAGGTCTTACAAGTGAAACGGGAAACGCTAGATATGCATGGAGCAGTAAGTGAGCAATGTGCGCATGAATTAGCTGAAAATGCTGCAAGGATTTTTGATACGGATATCGGGCTCAGTTTTACGGGTGTTGCCGGCCCATCTGAGGTGGAAGGAAAGCCCGTAGGTACCGTTTATATTGGAATGGCAATGAAAGGGATGCCGACAAGAGTTGAAAAGCTTACGCTTGGCGGAACAAGGGAAGCAATTCGAAACCGTGCGGTGAAATACGGCAGCTACTTTATATTACGTAATTTAAAAGAGTCACAGAATACTAAATAG
- the pgsA gene encoding CDP-diacylglycerol--glycerol-3-phosphate 3-phosphatidyltransferase, with product MNIPNRITVSRILLIPLFLIIMLAPFDWGDMHLFGVELPVTHFVGALIFILASTTDWVDGHYARKYNMVTNMGKFLDPLADKLLVSAALIVLVELNGVYAPSWIVIIIISREFAVTGLRLLLAGEGEVVAANMLGKIKTWAQIVAISSILLHNTIFELISFRFDIVSLWVALIFTIWSGWDYFAKNSHVLKNSK from the coding sequence ATGAATATTCCAAACAGAATTACAGTATCGAGAATATTATTAATTCCACTATTCTTGATTATTATGCTTGCACCTTTTGATTGGGGGGACATGCACCTATTCGGTGTAGAATTGCCAGTTACTCACTTTGTAGGAGCACTAATTTTCATTTTAGCTTCAACAACCGATTGGGTGGATGGTCATTATGCCCGTAAATATAATATGGTAACAAATATGGGGAAATTTCTTGACCCGCTAGCGGATAAATTACTAGTTTCAGCTGCTTTAATTGTTCTTGTTGAACTGAATGGTGTATATGCCCCTTCATGGATTGTCATCATCATTATCAGTAGGGAATTTGCTGTTACAGGGCTACGACTGCTACTTGCAGGTGAAGGTGAGGTAGTTGCAGCAAATATGCTCGGCAAAATTAAAACGTGGGCACAAATCGTGGCTATTTCAAGTATCCTACTACATAATACTATTTTTGAATTGATCTCCTTCCGATTTGATATAGTATCCTTATGGGTAGCACTTATTTTCACTATTTGGTCTGGTTGGGACTATTTTGCAAAAAATAGTCATGTCTTAAAAAATTCGAAATAG
- a CDS encoding RodZ domain-containing protein → MTELGNRLKEARLAKGFSLDDVQSMTKIQKRYLIGIEEGNYASMPGNFYVRAFIKQYSEALGLNPDEIFETYKSEIPVAYHDELPQQLSRVKTHKSINDGNSKILNLLPKILIGVFVVGLASLIYVLVTNHAGNDSNESLSKENDPVKYVKSENLEKAKEVEKKEKEKEKEKEEETAKQKEEEKTPEVVTPTQELSVVQSAGRDTTYELKNADKFVVKLVAKGGDAWVSVKNGKGKTFISDTLRINGTSSQTVDLSAETLATIRVGNAANTEIYINDQKLEYAIPATANVQNIKIQYVLKSE, encoded by the coding sequence TTGACTGAATTAGGGAATCGACTAAAAGAAGCTCGATTAGCCAAAGGATTTAGCTTGGATGATGTCCAATCCATGACAAAAATTCAAAAGCGTTATTTAATTGGTATAGAAGAAGGAAATTATGCAAGCATGCCCGGAAATTTTTATGTTCGTGCATTCATAAAGCAATACTCTGAGGCGCTAGGTCTTAATCCGGACGAAATATTTGAGACCTATAAAAGTGAAATTCCGGTTGCTTATCATGATGAGTTACCTCAGCAGTTATCGAGAGTAAAGACCCACAAATCAATTAATGATGGGAATTCAAAAATTTTGAATCTACTTCCTAAAATATTAATTGGGGTGTTTGTGGTTGGGCTGGCAAGTCTCATTTATGTACTTGTAACAAATCATGCTGGTAATGATTCCAATGAATCACTCAGTAAAGAAAATGATCCAGTAAAATACGTCAAGTCCGAGAACCTTGAAAAAGCAAAAGAAGTTGAGAAGAAAGAAAAAGAGAAAGAGAAAGAAAAAGAGGAGGAGACCGCTAAGCAAAAAGAGGAAGAAAAAACTCCTGAAGTGGTCACTCCGACTCAAGAATTATCTGTCGTGCAAAGTGCTGGTCGTGATACGACCTACGAACTGAAAAATGCTGATAAATTTGTTGTGAAGTTGGTTGCTAAAGGCGGAGATGCCTGGGTTAGTGTTAAAAACGGGAAGGGGAAAACCTTCATTTCGGACACGCTTAGAATCAATGGGACCTCAAGTCAAACAGTGGATTTATCAGCAGAAACTTTGGCGACCATCAGGGTCGGCAATGCAGCTAACACTGAAATTTATATTAATGACCAAAAGCTTGAGTACGCCATTCCAGCAACAGCAAATGTTCAGAACATCAAGATTCAATATGTTCTGAAAAGCGAATAG
- a CDS encoding DUF3388 domain-containing protein — translation MMKKEWYLEYEIQKNRPGLLGDISSLLGMLSINIVTINGVDEGRRGLLILAKDDDQIKRLESILHTMDTIKLIKLREPKLRDRLAVRHGRYIQRDADDKKTFRFVRDELGLLVDFMAELFKQEGHKLIGIRGMPRVGKTESLVAASVCANKRWLFVSSTLLKQTIRNQLIEDEYNENNLFILDGIVSTRRANERHWQLVREIMRLPSVKVIEHPDIFVQNSEYTLDDFDYIIELRNDAEEEITYEVVDQHNMFSGSDFGDFDF, via the coding sequence ATAATGAAAAAAGAATGGTATTTAGAATATGAGATTCAAAAAAACCGCCCTGGCCTTTTGGGGGATATTTCATCCTTATTGGGAATGCTCTCAATAAATATTGTAACTATTAATGGTGTGGATGAAGGAAGACGCGGACTTCTTATACTTGCAAAAGATGACGATCAAATTAAACGACTTGAGTCAATTTTACATACAATGGACACAATAAAATTGATTAAACTAAGAGAACCAAAACTAAGAGACAGATTAGCCGTTAGACATGGCCGGTATATCCAAAGAGATGCAGACGATAAAAAAACCTTTCGCTTTGTAAGAGATGAACTTGGATTATTAGTGGATTTTATGGCAGAATTATTTAAGCAGGAAGGACATAAGCTAATTGGAATTAGAGGAATGCCGCGAGTAGGTAAAACGGAATCACTGGTAGCAGCGAGCGTCTGTGCAAATAAGCGCTGGTTATTTGTCTCATCTACTCTACTAAAACAAACCATTCGAAATCAACTAATTGAAGATGAGTACAATGAAAATAACCTTTTCATTCTTGATGGAATTGTTTCAACTAGACGTGCAAATGAGCGGCACTGGCAGCTTGTCCGTGAAATCATGCGTTTACCTTCTGTTAAAGTTATAGAGCATCCGGATATTTTCGTGCAAAATTCTGAGTATACCCTCGATGATTTTGACTATATTATCGAACTCAGGAACGATGCAGAAGAAGAGATAACTTACGAGGTTGTTGATCAACATAATATGTTCTCCGGATCAGATTTTGGAGATTTTGATTTTTAA
- a CDS encoding DUF3243 domain-containing protein, whose translation MSVLENWKQWEDFLADRLHHAQNEGMSEGAIGNLAFQIGDYLSKQVEPKNEQERMLADLWSVADKDEQQAIANMMVKLIQNNGSR comes from the coding sequence ATGTCAGTTTTAGAAAACTGGAAACAATGGGAAGACTTTTTAGCTGATCGTCTTCATCATGCACAAAATGAAGGTATGAGTGAAGGTGCTATAGGCAACTTAGCTTTCCAAATTGGTGATTACTTATCAAAGCAAGTTGAACCAAAAAATGAGCAAGAAAGAATGCTTGCAGACCTTTGGTCAGTTGCTGATAAAGATGAACAGCAGGCTATTGCCAATATGATGGTTAAACTTATTCAAAATAACGGAAGCCGCTAG
- the ymfI gene encoding elongation factor P 5-aminopentanone reductase gives MKKYALITGASGGIGQAVACRLAAEGYHLYVHYNKNSDSISELMKKLEQYGGEYLPIQADLSNSKGYETISSQIFSLDAIIHCSGNSRYGLLMDMELEDAQELMNVHVLNPIMLTKEMLPKFLHKGSGSIVFISSIWGQTGAACEVVYSAAKGAQIAFVKALSKEVALNGIRVNAIAPGAVATPMMKGFNEEEIEELCEEIPMGRLGLPEEIAGTVIFLLSKDSSYITGQVLSVNGGWYT, from the coding sequence ATGAAAAAATACGCACTCATTACGGGAGCAAGTGGTGGAATAGGACAAGCGGTTGCATGTAGATTAGCTGCTGAGGGATATCATTTGTATGTACATTATAATAAGAATAGCGATTCTATAAGTGAGTTAATGAAGAAGCTTGAACAATATGGCGGGGAGTATTTACCCATTCAGGCAGACTTATCAAATTCTAAGGGCTATGAGACAATCTCTTCTCAAATTTTTTCTTTAGATGCCATCATTCATTGTAGCGGGAATAGTCGTTATGGGCTGCTCATGGATATGGAGCTGGAAGATGCACAAGAATTAATGAATGTGCACGTGCTAAATCCAATAATGCTTACTAAGGAAATGCTGCCGAAATTTTTACACAAAGGGTCTGGAAGTATTGTGTTCATTTCATCCATTTGGGGTCAAACAGGTGCGGCGTGTGAAGTGGTTTATTCCGCTGCGAAGGGTGCACAAATTGCCTTTGTGAAAGCCCTCAGTAAAGAAGTGGCCTTAAATGGTATTCGGGTAAATGCAATTGCTCCTGGAGCAGTGGCCACGCCTATGATGAAAGGCTTTAATGAGGAAGAAATAGAGGAATTGTGTGAAGAAATCCCTATGGGAAGACTCGGGTTGCCTGAAGAAATAGCAGGAACAGTCATTTTCTTGCTTTCCAAAGACTCCTCTTATATCACAGGACAAGTACTTTCCGTTAATGGCGGCTGGTATACATAA
- the yfmH gene encoding EF-P 5-aminopentanol modification-associated protein YfmH, giving the protein MEKINFDQLQEALYHEKMSNGLNVYILPKNGFNKTYATFTTKYGSVDNTFIPLGKDEYVKVPDGIAHFLEHKLFEKEDGDVFQQFSRQGASANAFTSFTRTAYLFSSTSDVEKNLETLIDFVQEPYFSEKTVEKEKGIIGQEITMYDDNPDWRLYFGLIQNLYQNHPVKIDIAGTIESISHITKDWLYECYNTFYHPSNMLLFIVGPVDPEKIMNQVRENQAKKDYKNQPEIKRKFEAEPTQAAEKKQVLEMNVQTSKALVGIKALHVDQMGAEMLKNELTMNVLLDLLFGKSSENYNQLYSEGLIDETFSFDYTQEQGFGFAMVGGDTREPDQLAERLEKMLLDAKKNSSITEEQLARAKKKKIGTFLRAVNSPEYIANQFTRYAFNDMNLFDVVPTLENISLQDVQSLAAEVISEERFSVCQVIPKKK; this is encoded by the coding sequence ATGGAGAAGATTAACTTTGACCAACTTCAAGAAGCACTGTACCATGAAAAAATGTCCAATGGCCTCAACGTCTATATTTTACCGAAGAATGGCTTTAATAAAACGTATGCGACCTTTACCACAAAATATGGTTCGGTTGATAATACCTTTATTCCATTGGGAAAAGACGAATACGTAAAGGTACCAGATGGAATTGCTCACTTTTTAGAGCATAAACTGTTTGAGAAAGAGGATGGGGACGTATTTCAGCAATTTAGTCGTCAAGGGGCTTCTGCAAATGCGTTTACCTCTTTTACTAGAACCGCCTATTTGTTTTCTAGCACATCTGATGTGGAAAAGAATCTAGAAACATTAATTGATTTTGTTCAAGAACCTTATTTTTCTGAAAAAACAGTTGAAAAAGAAAAAGGGATCATAGGCCAAGAAATCACGATGTATGATGACAATCCCGATTGGCGCTTATACTTTGGTTTGATTCAAAATCTATATCAAAACCATCCGGTGAAAATTGATATAGCCGGAACCATTGAATCCATTTCTCATATTACAAAGGATTGGTTATACGAATGCTATAATACCTTCTATCATCCAAGTAATATGCTGTTATTTATTGTTGGACCTGTTGACCCTGAAAAGATAATGAATCAAGTTAGGGAAAATCAGGCAAAGAAAGATTATAAGAATCAACCGGAAATCAAACGTAAATTTGAAGCAGAACCAACTCAAGCAGCTGAAAAAAAGCAAGTGCTTGAAATGAATGTCCAAACATCAAAAGCATTAGTAGGAATTAAAGCCCTCCATGTAGATCAAATGGGAGCGGAAATGCTAAAAAATGAACTAACGATGAATGTTTTGCTTGATCTGTTGTTTGGAAAAAGCTCAGAAAACTATAATCAGCTCTACAGTGAGGGTTTAATTGATGAAACGTTCTCATTCGACTATACACAAGAACAAGGTTTTGGCTTTGCAATGGTAGGTGGGGACACACGAGAACCGGATCAATTAGCTGAGAGATTAGAAAAGATGCTTTTGGATGCAAAAAAGAATAGTTCTATCACTGAGGAGCAGCTGGCAAGGGCTAAAAAGAAAAAAATTGGTACCTTTTTACGTGCAGTCAACTCACCAGAATATATTGCCAATCAATTCACTAGGTATGCATTTAATGATATGAACTTATTTGATGTCGTTCCTACATTAGAGAATATTTCGCTACAGGATGTTCAATCATTAGCAGCAGAAGTGATCTCGGAAGAACGCTTTTCAGTATGCCAAGTCATTCCAAAGAAAAAATAA
- the yfmF gene encoding EF-P 5-aminopentanol modification-associated protein YfmF — protein MDAIAEKITEMQGYKLHVIETDKYKTNTFVWKMKALLTKEDVTKRALLPQVLQSSSAKYPTTTALRSYLDELYGATLFVDLSKKGEYHVISFSLEIANEKFLSDPSPLLKKGFELLAEILTKPNVTGNAFDNETVEKEKRALKQRIQSVFDDKMRYSNVRLLQEMCKEEPYALEVNGEAADVAGITAENLYEYFKRAFLEDEMDLYVIGDVKEEDVKKLSSELLQFESRTPKRVEQQSINKRSDVNVVKEEQDVKQGKLNMGYRTNIVYGDSDYFALQVFNGIFGGFSHSKLFINVREKASLAYYAASRLESHKGLMMVMSGIDLKNYDQAIGIINEQMEAMKKGDFTDQELEQTKAVIRNQILETIDTSRGLTEILYHNVVAHTDIALNTWLTEMEKTTKDEIVAVANKINLDTIYFLTGTEAGK, from the coding sequence ATGGACGCTATTGCCGAAAAAATAACAGAAATGCAAGGGTATAAACTCCATGTAATTGAAACAGATAAATACAAAACCAATACATTTGTTTGGAAAATGAAAGCTTTATTAACAAAAGAAGATGTAACGAAAAGAGCCCTTCTTCCACAGGTATTACAAAGCAGTTCAGCAAAATACCCAACTACCACTGCACTTCGTTCTTATTTAGATGAACTCTATGGAGCTACTCTTTTTGTAGATTTATCCAAAAAAGGTGAATACCATGTAATCAGTTTTTCTTTAGAAATAGCAAATGAAAAGTTTCTTAGTGACCCAAGCCCATTATTAAAGAAAGGGTTTGAACTGCTTGCAGAGATTTTAACTAAACCCAATGTTACTGGTAATGCGTTTGACAATGAAACAGTAGAAAAAGAAAAGCGAGCCCTCAAGCAGCGAATTCAATCGGTATTTGACGATAAAATGCGCTATTCGAATGTCCGCTTGTTACAGGAAATGTGTAAGGAAGAGCCATACGCTTTAGAGGTTAACGGAGAAGCGGCGGATGTGGCTGGCATAACTGCGGAAAATTTATATGAATACTTTAAAAGAGCCTTTTTAGAAGATGAGATGGACCTGTATGTGATTGGTGATGTAAAAGAAGAAGATGTAAAAAAACTTTCTTCTGAGCTGCTCCAATTTGAAAGCCGCACACCAAAAAGGGTGGAACAACAAAGTATTAACAAAAGATCGGATGTAAATGTAGTAAAAGAAGAGCAGGATGTAAAACAAGGAAAGTTAAATATGGGTTACCGCACAAATATTGTGTATGGCGATTCAGATTATTTTGCTCTTCAGGTGTTTAATGGAATTTTCGGTGGCTTTTCACATTCTAAGTTATTTATCAATGTTCGCGAAAAGGCAAGCTTAGCCTACTACGCTGCCAGCCGTTTAGAAAGCCATAAAGGGTTAATGATGGTCATGTCAGGAATTGATTTGAAAAACTATGATCAGGCAATAGGAATAATCAACGAGCAAATGGAAGCAATGAAAAAGGGCGATTTCACTGATCAAGAATTAGAACAAACAAAAGCAGTCATTAGAAATCAAATCCTTGAAACGATAGATACTTCTAGAGGGCTGACGGAAATCCTCTACCATAATGTTGTAGCACATACTGATATTGCACTGAATACCTGGCTGACGGAAATGGAAAAAACGACAAAAGATGAAATTGTTGCAGTTGCAAACAAAATAAATTTAGATACTATTTATTTCTTAACCGGAACGGAGGCGGGCAAATAA
- a CDS encoding ABC transporter permease: MSLMDILVILVPSTLLWAAPLVFTALGGIFSERSGVVNIGLEGLMVIGAFTAIVFNLTTYDTFGSATPWIALLVAMAAGTFFSLFHAVASITFRADHTVSGVAINLLATGLTLFLVKLIYDKGETGIISKGFSKIDIPVLKDIPVIGKIFFQNTYWTSFLAIIVAIIVWYVVFKTPFGLRLRSVGEHPMAADTMGINVTKMRYLGVLLSGALGGLGGGVYAQSITSNFSHSTISGQGFMALAAMIFGKWHPLGALGAAIFFGFAQSISIIGSSLPFLKEIPSVYLLIAPYVLTILALTGFIGRADAPKAVGTHYIKGSR; this comes from the coding sequence TTGAGTTTAATGGACATTTTAGTGATTCTTGTTCCTTCCACATTATTATGGGCAGCTCCACTTGTCTTCACTGCATTAGGCGGTATTTTCTCAGAGCGTTCTGGGGTAGTAAATATTGGGCTTGAAGGTTTAATGGTAATTGGGGCATTTACAGCCATTGTGTTCAACTTAACTACTTATGATACATTTGGTAGTGCTACACCGTGGATTGCTTTATTAGTAGCTATGGCTGCTGGAACATTCTTCTCACTATTCCATGCGGTTGCGTCTATTACATTCCGTGCTGACCATACCGTTTCTGGTGTTGCAATCAACTTATTAGCAACAGGACTTACCTTGTTCCTTGTCAAACTTATTTATGATAAAGGTGAAACTGGAATTATTTCTAAAGGCTTTAGCAAAATTGATATTCCTGTGTTAAAAGACATTCCGGTTATTGGAAAAATCTTTTTCCAAAACACCTATTGGACTTCTTTCTTAGCAATTATTGTTGCCATTATTGTATGGTATGTCGTTTTCAAAACTCCATTTGGTCTTCGTCTTCGTTCTGTTGGTGAACACCCAATGGCAGCTGACACAATGGGTATTAATGTAACAAAAATGCGTTACCTTGGTGTTCTCCTTTCTGGAGCACTTGGCGGCCTAGGCGGTGGAGTGTACGCACAATCCATCACTTCTAACTTCAGCCACTCTACTATCAGTGGTCAAGGTTTCATGGCTTTAGCAGCCATGATTTTCGGTAAATGGCATCCTCTTGGCGCATTAGGAGCAGCAATCTTCTTCGGTTTTGCTCAAAGTATCAGTATCATTGGATCAAGTTTACCTTTCTTGAAGGAAATTCCAAGCGTATACTTGCTAATCGCTCCTTATGTATTAACCATCTTAGCTCTAACTGGATTCATCGGTCGTGCCGATGCACCAAAAGCAGTTGGTACTCACTATATCAAAGGCAGCCGTTAA
- a CDS encoding ABC transporter permease, with amino-acid sequence MSKRVRSILTPVIAVLLGILVGTIIMVVSGYDPIAAFTALWNGAFGDIYYIGEVVRQFTPYILAGLAVAFAFRVGLFNIGVEGQFLVGWLAAVWVGVAFDLPRVIHLPLAILAAIVAGALWAFIPGLLKARFRVHEVIVTIMMNYVALHVSNYIIRNVISKKGDNTGPIHKSATLRSEWLESLTDYSRLHWGIILAILSCFVMWFLLERTTRGFELRSVGFNQHAAHYAGMNVNKNIILSMLISGAFAGLAGAMEGLGTFEYAAVKGGFSGVGFDGIAVALLGGNTALGVFFSAILFGVLKVGALNMPLEAGVPNELVDIIIALIVFFVASSYIIRVFLDRISKKEVK; translated from the coding sequence ATGTCTAAACGGGTAAGAAGTATTTTAACACCAGTTATTGCCGTCTTATTAGGTATCCTTGTAGGAACAATTATCATGGTTGTCAGTGGTTACGATCCGATTGCAGCTTTTACAGCATTATGGAATGGTGCATTTGGAGACATTTATTATATCGGAGAAGTAGTCAGACAATTCACACCGTATATTTTAGCGGGATTAGCTGTTGCCTTTGCCTTCCGAGTTGGTTTGTTTAATATCGGGGTTGAAGGACAGTTCTTAGTTGGTTGGCTTGCAGCAGTTTGGGTGGGGGTTGCTTTTGATCTACCACGTGTAATTCATTTACCACTTGCTATCTTAGCAGCAATTGTAGCTGGTGCACTTTGGGCATTTATTCCTGGCTTATTAAAGGCACGTTTCCGTGTCCATGAAGTAATCGTAACCATCATGATGAACTATGTCGCACTTCATGTGTCTAACTATATTATTCGTAACGTAATATCAAAAAAAGGTGATAATACAGGTCCAATTCATAAATCAGCAACCTTACGTTCTGAGTGGTTAGAAAGTCTAACTGATTATTCACGTCTTCACTGGGGAATTATTCTTGCAATCCTATCTTGCTTTGTTATGTGGTTTTTATTAGAAAGAACAACAAGAGGTTTCGAATTAAGATCAGTAGGTTTTAACCAGCATGCTGCACATTACGCTGGTATGAACGTTAATAAGAATATTATCCTTTCTATGTTGATTTCTGGAGCCTTTGCTGGATTAGCTGGTGCAATGGAAGGTCTTGGTACTTTCGAGTATGCAGCGGTTAAAGGTGGATTCTCTGGAGTAGGGTTTGACGGTATTGCCGTTGCCTTACTAGGTGGAAATACAGCATTAGGTGTTTTCTTCTCGGCAATTCTATTTGGTGTTCTAAAAGTGGGAGCATTAAACATGCCTCTTGAAGCAGGCGTTCCTAATGAATTAGTTGATATCATCATTGCATTAATTGTATTCTTTGTTGCATCAAGCTACATCATCAGAGTATTTCTTGACAGAATCAGTAAGAAGGAGGTGAAGTAA